One window of Phycodurus eques isolate BA_2022a chromosome 17, UOR_Pequ_1.1, whole genome shotgun sequence genomic DNA carries:
- the rin1a gene encoding ras and Rab interactor 1, giving the protein MAQQEEPLYDFPEPTHATERKFQGHQRGGGSLRSVSVLDRLLLTVPVWLQLSINPATALHILQREPPGTFLVRRSRTSQRNVLCVRLVDDSVPSFVQQFGIREEHSTLSLETSAISFPDLPRLVSFYCVSRDVLPFPLELPEAIAKATSHKELESISHMGIEFWSSHLNVRGPREPPKTQTSKEKTPDSSVSAAPTATLQTASSAPPVTQPESDNQTTIAECDQKSDPNSALFREFCPIETRSPRELDCGSGLGALCFINPLFLQSHKILSRRRLLKRSIKVRVSTETSSLMLPPLAPPPPPPLMPKTTRKCKARKQTPPAPLDSQSSQDVHPSSAMEEQVEVKLPSLVEHPTDDPDYMQPSLASTPSVSPSLSPYPAESVPPLPPKLSRSACNPSTTSQSSPLQYQFPSLSPRAPLSLSASPYQSPSSSPEVPFSLSPFFSPSLAQLVEASQIPEMEAREEEGVNEDKGVEELHKEMEAASLDGTDSCSSFSSFEGEAETPQGGNDTVQQTAS; this is encoded by the exons ATGGCACAGCAAGAGGAGCCCCTGTATGATTTCCCGGAGCCCACCCATGCGACAGAGCGCAAGTTCCAGGGCCACCAGCGAGGAGGCGGGTCTCTGAGAAGCGTCAGCGTCCTGGACCGGCTCTTGTTGACCGTGCCCGTCTGGCTGCAGTTGTCAATCAACCCTGCCACTGCCCTGCACATTCTGCAGAGGGAACCTCCTGGG ACGTTCCTGGTGCGAAGGTCTCGCACATCCCAGAGAAATGTGCTGTGCGTGCGCCTGGTGGATGACAGCGTGCCATCCTTTGTACAGCAGTTTGGCATCAGGGAGGAGCATTCGA CTCTGTCTCTGGAGACGTCAGCGATCAGCTTTCCAGACCTCCCGAGACTCGTTTCATTCTATTGCGTCAGCAG AGATGTATTGCCCTTCCCTCTGGAGCTTCCTGAGGCCATCGCTAAAGCAACCTCCCACAAAGAGCTTGAGTCCATCTCTCACATGGGAATAG AATTCTGGAGCTCACACCTCAACGTCCGAGGGCCGCGGGAGCCCCCGAAGACCCAGACAAGCAAGGAGAAGACACCAGACTCTTCAGTCTCAGCGGCACCCACTGCTACCCTGCAAACAGCCTCTTCAGCGCCACCTGTTACGCAGCCCGAATCGGACAACCAGACGACTATCGCTGAATGTGACCAAAAATCTGACCCGAATTCCGCCCTGTTTCGCGAGTTCTGTCCAATTGAGACGCGCAGCCCCAGGGAGCTGGACTGCGGCTCAGGCCTGGGGGCGCTCTGCTTCATCAATCCCCTTTTCTTGCAGTCTCACAAAATCTTGTCCAGACGCCGCCTGTTGAAACGTAGCATCAAGGTGCGGGTATCCACCGAGACGTCCAGCCTGATGTTGCCCCCGCTCGCGCCACCGCCCCCGCCCCCTCTTATGCCCAAAACTACAAGAAAGTGTAAAGCCCGGAAACAGACTCCACCCGCACCCCTGGACTCGCAGTCATCACAAGATGTCCACCCCTCATCTGCAATGGAGGAACAAGTGGAGGTCAAACTCCCGTCATTGGTGGAGCATCCTACCGATGACCCCGACTACATGCAGCCGTCCTTAGCCAGCACACCCTCCGTCTCTCCCTCACTCTCTCCTTATCCAGCCGAATCGGTTCCACCACTTCCCCCCAAACTGTCTCGCAGTGCTTGCAACCCTTCTACTACTTCCCAATCCAGCCCCTTGCAATATCAATTTCCATCTCTTTCACCCAGGgctcctctctccctctctgccTCCCCCTATCAGTCCCCATCTTCCTCCCCTGAGGTGCCCTTCTCTCTCTCGCCCTTCTTCTCGCCTTCCTTGGCTCAGCTGGTGGAGGCCAGTCAAATACCGGAAATGGAAGCCAGGGAGGAAGAGGGAGTAAATGAGGATAAGGGAGTGGAGGAATTACACAAAGAAATGGAAGCTGCCTCTCTGGATGGCACAGATAGCTGTAGTTCCTTCAGTAGTTTTGAGGGGGAGGCAGAGACCCCACAAGGCGGCAATGACACTGTCCAGCAAACAGCATCTTAG